A window of the Bradyrhizobium ottawaense genome harbors these coding sequences:
- a CDS encoding chaperone modulator CbpM, which translates to MTKQEFLSSAGLQVQTLDLWLEQRWLIPEQTSAGANFSDMDVARAHFIRDLKTDFGVNDEGVDVILHLVDQMHGLRRMLEQLHNDIQAT; encoded by the coding sequence ATGACCAAGCAGGAGTTCCTGAGCAGTGCGGGCCTCCAGGTGCAGACGCTGGATCTCTGGCTCGAGCAGCGGTGGCTCATTCCAGAGCAGACCTCCGCCGGCGCGAACTTCTCCGACATGGACGTCGCGCGGGCACATTTCATCCGGGACCTGAAAACCGACTTCGGCGTCAACGACGAGGGCGTCGACGTCATCCTTCATCTGGTGGATCAGATGCACGGCTTGCGCCGGATGCTCGAACAGTTGCACAACGATATCCAGGCAACTTAG
- a CDS encoding DUF992 domain-containing protein, protein MRRSTVLSAIAATMLTACVGAADAQQPAQRVQVGVLECRGGASIGFIVGSVTNLGCALRINGIPEDYYTAVIQKVGIDLGFTENTALAWTVFSPVAQPGRGDIAGNYVGVDASAAAIVGVGGNVLLGGSNNSIALQPLSVEGETGISVAAGLESLELRLGR, encoded by the coding sequence ATGCGCCGTTCGACTGTCCTTTCCGCTATTGCCGCCACCATGCTCACCGCGTGCGTCGGCGCTGCCGACGCGCAGCAGCCTGCACAACGGGTGCAGGTTGGTGTGCTCGAGTGCCGCGGGGGCGCCAGCATTGGCTTCATCGTGGGATCGGTGACCAATCTCGGATGCGCGTTGCGCATCAATGGTATCCCGGAAGATTACTACACCGCCGTCATCCAGAAAGTGGGTATCGACCTCGGCTTCACCGAGAATACCGCGCTGGCCTGGACCGTCTTTTCGCCGGTTGCACAGCCAGGGCGAGGCGACATCGCCGGTAATTATGTGGGTGTCGACGCCAGTGCCGCAGCCATAGTCGGCGTTGGCGGCAACGTGCTGCTCGGCGGTTCAAACAATTCCATCGCGCTGCAGCCGCTAAGTGTGGAGGGCGAGACCGGCATCAGCGTCGCTGCGGGCCTGGAGAGTTTGGAACTCCGGCTTGGGCGGTAG
- a CDS encoding sensor histidine kinase, with protein MRKTPAVTAGGRRSVRYRLLAIALLPMLVILPLLLGISIYRWAARFDATLISKVDGDLIIAQQYMARILENTEQQLVSFSESARFRDLLVAGDTPSSDLVALLKEKASVLKFDFLYVVDGDGRILASEQPVASPSIRWDWPVVSSALSGRPKTDIDVFESKDLAALSPELAQHARLEVLPTPERMDAGRTLETRGMIIHSASALTLPGGRRAALVGGILLNQNLAFIDTINDLVYHDASLPEGSRGTATLFLDDVRISTNVRLFEGRRALGTRVSSVVRAAVLDQGRTWLGSAFVVNDWYISAYEPINDGYGRRVGMLYVGFLEKPFTEAKRETLLGIAIAFLVVTAATVPLFLKWASSIFRPLESMTGTIARVESGDLAARTGYVQDKDEIGQVALHLDHLLDQIQERDAQLRLWNEELNRRVEERALKLQQANRQLETTTKQLIMSEKLAAIGEITAGVAHEINNPIAVMQGNLEVIRDLMGDKAAEAKTEFRLIDEQMHRMSEIVTKLLQFAKPQEYAGYLEQHDVADIVSDSLPLVQHLLKKTTISVEREDHASRLVRMNRTELQQVLVNLIVNGIHAMPDGGRLALRTFDLDMDGRPGMVIEVADTGAGMTADVMQRVFDPFFTTKRREGTGLGLSISQMLVTRQGGRISVESELGIGTTFTVWLPEAP; from the coding sequence ATGCGTAAGACCCCGGCCGTAACGGCGGGCGGGAGACGCTCGGTCCGGTACCGTCTGCTGGCGATTGCGCTGCTGCCGATGCTGGTCATTCTGCCGCTGCTACTTGGCATTTCCATCTATCGCTGGGCTGCAAGGTTCGACGCCACGCTGATCTCCAAAGTCGATGGCGACTTGATCATCGCTCAGCAGTATATGGCGCGAATTCTCGAGAACACCGAACAGCAGTTGGTGTCCTTCAGCGAATCGGCGCGGTTTCGCGACCTTCTCGTGGCCGGCGACACTCCGAGCAGCGATCTTGTGGCGCTGCTCAAGGAGAAAGCCAGTGTCCTCAAGTTCGATTTTCTTTATGTGGTTGACGGCGACGGGCGCATCCTCGCCAGCGAACAACCTGTTGCTTCACCGTCCATCCGATGGGATTGGCCGGTCGTCAGCTCGGCGTTGAGCGGCCGTCCGAAGACGGACATTGACGTATTCGAGAGCAAGGATCTTGCGGCATTGTCGCCTGAGCTTGCTCAGCATGCGCGTCTTGAGGTGCTGCCAACTCCTGAACGCATGGACGCCGGCCGCACACTGGAGACGCGTGGCATGATAATTCATTCAGCCAGCGCCCTGACGCTGCCCGGCGGCCGACGCGCGGCTCTGGTGGGCGGCATCCTGCTGAATCAGAACCTCGCTTTCATCGACACGATCAACGACCTGGTCTATCACGACGCCAGCCTGCCCGAAGGCAGCCGAGGAACGGCGACGCTGTTTCTCGATGATGTCCGCATCAGTACCAATGTACGATTGTTCGAGGGTCGCCGGGCCCTCGGCACGCGCGTCTCGTCGGTCGTGCGTGCTGCCGTGCTTGACCAGGGACGGACATGGCTCGGTAGCGCCTTTGTCGTGAACGACTGGTATATTTCTGCATATGAGCCGATCAACGACGGTTATGGCCGGCGGGTCGGCATGCTCTATGTCGGGTTCCTCGAGAAGCCGTTTACGGAAGCAAAGCGCGAGACCCTGCTGGGAATAGCGATCGCTTTCCTGGTGGTCACCGCCGCGACCGTTCCCTTGTTCCTGAAATGGGCCAGCAGCATTTTCAGGCCCCTGGAGAGCATGACCGGAACAATCGCTCGGGTCGAAAGCGGCGATCTTGCCGCACGAACCGGCTATGTCCAGGACAAGGACGAGATTGGTCAGGTGGCGCTTCATCTCGATCATCTCCTCGATCAAATCCAGGAGCGCGACGCACAGTTGCGCTTATGGAATGAGGAGCTCAACCGGCGTGTCGAGGAGCGCGCGCTCAAGTTGCAGCAGGCCAATCGGCAATTGGAGACGACGACCAAACAGCTCATCATGTCGGAGAAGCTTGCCGCGATCGGTGAAATCACCGCCGGCGTGGCGCACGAGATCAATAATCCGATCGCGGTGATGCAGGGAAATCTTGAGGTGATCCGCGACCTGATGGGCGATAAGGCCGCAGAAGCGAAGACGGAGTTTCGGCTCATCGACGAGCAGATGCATCGGATGAGCGAAATTGTCACCAAGCTGCTGCAGTTCGCCAAGCCGCAGGAGTACGCAGGCTACCTGGAGCAGCATGACGTAGCGGACATTGTCTCGGACTCGCTGCCGCTTGTTCAGCATCTGCTGAAGAAGACGACAATTTCCGTCGAGAGAGAAGACCATGCGTCTCGCCTCGTTCGGATGAATCGAACCGAACTGCAGCAGGTCCTCGTCAATCTGATCGTGAACGGCATTCACGCCATGCCGGATGGCGGTCGGCTCGCCTTGCGGACGTTCGACCTCGATATGGACGGACGTCCGGGTATGGTGATCGAGGTTGCGGATACGGGGGCCGGTATGACCGCCGATGTGATGCAGCGGGTTTTTGATCCGTTCTTCACGACCAAAAGGCGCGAAGGGACCGGGCTTGGTCTTTCGATCAGTCAGATGCTCGTGACGCGGCAAGGCGGCAGGATCTCGGTCGAGAGCGAGCTTGGGATCGGAACAACGTTCACTGTCTGGCTGCCCGAAGCTCCCTGA
- a CDS encoding DnaJ C-terminal domain-containing protein translates to MRNPYEVLGVATTASSADIQKAYRKLAKKLHPDLNPGDKAAEEKFKEVAGAYDLLGDAEKRKRFDDGEIDATGAERPQQHFYRDFATSDHGHPYTDSSGYADFMDSDDAFAELLRRGDRARANRRGRDLHYQLAIDFAESITGANKRLTLPDGGTLDVTIPPGLVDGQILRLRGKGAPGSGKGGAGDALIEVEVLPDHRFTREGDDISLELPVSLSEAVLGGRIRVPTPTGDVTMAVPKGSNTGTTLRLKGKGAPRRSGGHGDQFVRLKVVLPKPPDPELEAFVSNWDKGKAFNPREDSGS, encoded by the coding sequence GTGAGAAATCCGTACGAGGTGCTCGGCGTTGCCACGACGGCTTCTTCGGCCGATATCCAGAAGGCATACCGAAAACTGGCAAAAAAGCTGCATCCGGATCTCAATCCCGGTGACAAGGCGGCCGAGGAGAAATTCAAGGAGGTCGCCGGCGCCTACGATCTGCTGGGGGATGCTGAGAAGCGCAAACGTTTCGACGATGGCGAGATCGACGCGACCGGTGCCGAGCGACCGCAACAGCATTTCTATCGGGATTTTGCCACGTCGGATCACGGCCATCCTTATACCGACAGTTCCGGCTACGCCGATTTCATGGATTCGGACGACGCTTTCGCGGAGTTATTGAGACGTGGTGATAGGGCGCGCGCGAACCGGCGCGGGCGGGATTTGCACTACCAGCTGGCAATCGATTTTGCGGAGTCGATTACCGGGGCGAACAAGCGTCTGACACTGCCGGATGGCGGCACCCTCGACGTGACCATTCCGCCCGGCCTGGTCGACGGGCAAATCCTCCGTCTGCGGGGCAAGGGAGCACCCGGCTCCGGCAAAGGCGGTGCCGGGGATGCCTTGATTGAGGTGGAGGTCCTGCCCGACCATCGCTTCACGCGTGAGGGCGACGACATCTCGCTGGAACTGCCGGTCTCGCTCTCCGAGGCCGTGCTGGGCGGGCGGATTCGCGTTCCGACACCCACCGGCGACGTGACCATGGCCGTGCCGAAGGGATCGAACACCGGTACGACCCTGCGCTTGAAGGGCAAGGGCGCGCCCCGCCGCAGCGGAGGCCACGGAGATCAGTTCGTCAGGCTCAAGGTAGTTCTGCCCAAACCTCCGGACCCTGAACTTGAGGCATTCGTTTCGAATTGGGATAAGGGCAAGGCATTCAACCCGCGCGAGGATAGCGGATCATGA
- a CDS encoding sigma-54-dependent transcriptional regulator, with amino-acid sequence MPLETNGKTDETVADPEFGPWLAQASILVVDDEPGMRNFLVRVLGPRCKRIEEASDVKQASLKLDEQHFDVVVLDNIMPGKNGLDWLAEQRATGFFADVILMTAYADLDTAIEALRAGVVDFVLKPFRSNQLLNAVARCLDRTRLQRENDVLRHELKSTPQQVILRNKMLGDSTAMRKVREIIARVAPLPTSILFTGQSGTGKEVAARSLHSLSNRADKLFVPINCAAIPADMIESELFGHLKGAFTGAGRAREGLFMHAQGGTLFLDEIGELPYALQSKLLRVLEDRRVRPVGSEREVPFDARFVFATNADLQSRVESGTFRPDLYFRINVMQIHLPPLKDRGEDLQNLAALFMREFAQQLGMPPVPIDERVRASLSRYDWPGNIRELRNLIERTVILGGFPGEFEMAVEPSDRDGQSLAEVERRHILSVLREAGGDREEAARRLGISRKTVDRKCANWHA; translated from the coding sequence ATGCCTTTGGAGACAAACGGCAAGACCGATGAAACCGTAGCGGATCCGGAGTTCGGCCCGTGGCTGGCGCAGGCCTCCATTCTGGTCGTCGACGATGAGCCGGGCATGCGCAATTTCCTGGTTCGGGTGCTCGGTCCGCGTTGCAAGCGGATCGAAGAGGCGTCGGACGTCAAGCAAGCATCGCTCAAGCTCGACGAGCAGCATTTTGACGTCGTTGTCCTCGACAACATCATGCCTGGAAAGAACGGGCTCGACTGGCTTGCCGAACAGCGGGCGACCGGGTTCTTTGCCGACGTGATCCTGATGACGGCCTACGCCGATCTCGACACCGCGATCGAGGCTCTGCGCGCCGGTGTGGTCGATTTTGTCCTGAAGCCGTTTCGCTCCAACCAGCTGCTTAACGCCGTTGCACGATGTCTCGACCGGACGCGGCTGCAGCGCGAAAATGACGTGCTTCGCCATGAATTGAAGTCGACACCACAACAAGTCATTTTGCGCAACAAGATGCTTGGCGACTCCACGGCGATGCGAAAGGTGCGCGAGATCATTGCGCGGGTCGCTCCCTTGCCGACATCGATACTATTCACCGGTCAGTCGGGGACAGGCAAGGAGGTCGCCGCCCGCTCGCTCCATTCGCTCTCCAACCGGGCGGACAAGCTTTTCGTGCCAATCAACTGCGCGGCAATACCCGCGGACATGATCGAGAGCGAGCTGTTTGGACATTTGAAGGGTGCTTTCACCGGTGCCGGCAGGGCGCGTGAGGGGCTGTTCATGCATGCCCAGGGCGGCACCCTGTTCCTCGATGAAATCGGCGAACTGCCTTATGCACTGCAGAGCAAGCTGCTGCGGGTTCTCGAAGATCGCCGTGTTCGGCCTGTTGGTTCTGAGCGCGAGGTCCCGTTCGACGCCCGTTTCGTCTTTGCCACCAATGCCGATCTGCAGAGCCGTGTGGAGTCGGGGACGTTTCGGCCCGATCTCTACTTTCGGATTAATGTCATGCAAATTCATTTGCCTCCATTGAAGGATCGCGGCGAGGATTTGCAGAATCTTGCCGCACTGTTCATGCGCGAGTTTGCGCAGCAGCTCGGTATGCCGCCGGTTCCGATCGACGAGAGGGTGCGGGCGTCCCTTTCGCGCTATGACTGGCCCGGCAATATCCGGGAGCTGCGTAACCTCATCGAGCGAACGGTTATTCTTGGTGGATTTCCGGGAGAGTTCGAAATGGCCGTCGAGCCAAGCGACCGCGACGGGCAGAGTCTGGCGGAGGTCGAGCGACGGCACATTCTATCCGTGCTCCGCGAGGCCGGCGGCGACCGGGAAGAGGCCGCGCGCCGGCTTGGTATCTCGCGCAAGACCGTCGACCGCAAATGCGCAAACTGGCATGCGTAA
- a CDS encoding thioesterase family protein, protein MPEIPVGANGAFTLVVAPEYLANRFKDSILPPVLATPLMILAMENAALNAIRNYLEPGQSALGTAVDIRHIAATPVGQRVTAKAEVTLVEGRRIVFAVTAH, encoded by the coding sequence ATGCCTGAGATTCCAGTGGGAGCCAACGGAGCCTTCACGCTCGTCGTCGCGCCGGAATATCTGGCGAATCGGTTCAAGGATTCAATCCTGCCGCCCGTCCTGGCAACACCGCTGATGATCCTTGCGATGGAGAATGCCGCGCTGAACGCCATTCGCAACTATCTCGAACCGGGCCAGAGCGCGCTGGGCACCGCGGTCGACATCCGCCACATCGCAGCGACGCCAGTCGGCCAACGCGTCACGGCGAAAGCGGAAGTCACCCTGGTCGAGGGCCGGCGGATCGTGTTCGCGGTGACCGCCCACTAA